A single window of Opisthocomus hoazin isolate bOpiHoa1 chromosome 5, bOpiHoa1.hap1, whole genome shotgun sequence DNA harbors:
- the MRPL35 gene encoding large ribosomal subunit protein bL35m has protein sequence MAAARGAVAGLLARWAPRAARCPGAGPALSGLSARCARRAPAPASLWRPRLPWWTPPGGSSPSLLGSVASLLPSILPQPARTLTYCSLRKGKRKTVKAVIDRFLRLHNGLWVRRKAGYKKKLWKKSAAQKKRLRELTLCTRTQCKLLDKMTTSFWKRRNWYVDDPYQKYHDRTNLRL, from the exons atggcggcggcgcggggggccgtGGCGG GGCTCCTGGCGCGCTGGGCCCCGCGGGCCGCCCGCTGCCCTGGCGCGGGGCCTGCGCTCTCCGGCCTCTCCGCCCGCTGCGCCAggcgggccccggccccggcctcgcTGTGGAGACCGCGGCTGCCCTGGTGGACCCCGCCCGGAGGGAGCAGCCCCTCGCTCCTCGGCAG CGTCGCATCCCTGCTTCCCAGCATCCTGCCGCAGCCGGCCAGGACTCTCACTTACTGTAGCCTAcggaagggaaagaggaaaaccGTGAAAGCTGTCATCGATCGCTTTCTCCGGCTGCACAATGGCCTGTGGGTTAGGAGAaaa GCTGGTTATAAGAAGAAACTGTGGAAGAAGTCGGCTGCCCAGAAGAAGCGTTTGAGAGAGCTGACGTTGTGCACCCGAACGCAGTGTAAGCTGCTTGATAAAATGACCACTTctttctggaaaagaagaaattggTACGTCGATGATCCCTACCAGAAGTACCACGATCGCACGAATCTCCGTCTGTAG